The following DNA comes from Aulosira sp. FACHB-615.
AATTTACTGCCTTTCCCAAGGGTGGAAAAACATTGTAATTTCCCACTGTGCTTTTCTGTAATGATTTGGTAGCTGATTGCCATACCCATACCTGTTCCTTTGCCTACAGGTTTGGTGGTGAAAAATGGATCGAATATCCTCTTTTGAATAGATTCTGGCATTCCTTGGGCATTATCAGCGATCGCAATTTCTAGCAATTTGGCATCAACGACTGAAGTGCGGATAGTAATTTGGCTAGGATTTTCTTGTATCTGTTGATAAGTGCGCTTGATATCTACCTCATCAAGGGCATCCACTGCATTTACCAGAATATTCATCAATACTTGATTGAGTTGACCAGGATAGCATTCTACCTGGGGCAAGTTGCCATAATTTCGAATAATTTCAATTCCTGGGCGGTCTGGTTTGTCTTTGAGGCGGTGTTGCAAAATTAATAGCGTACTTTCGATGCCTTCATGAATATCAACTGTTTTAAATTCCGCCTCATCCATCCGCGAAAAATTCCGCAGAGACAGTACAATGCTCCGAATCCTCTCAGTCCCAACTTTCATCGAAGACAAAATTTTGTGTAAATCTTCGATGAGAAATTCTAGATCCATTTCCTTTGCTAATGCTTGAATTTCTGGGTCATTGCTAGAATGGCGTTCTTGGCAAAGATAAATCATCTGCAACAAGTTTTGAGTATATTCATCTAGGTGAGCGAGATTAGCGTGAATAAAGTTGACCGGGTTATTGATTTCATGGGCGATGCCTGCTACCAATTGGCCTAGGCTAGACATTTTTTCACTTTGAACTATTTGTGCTTGGGTACGCTGCAATTCACTCAAGGCTGTTTGAAGTTCAAAAGTCCGTGCTTCCACTCGCTCTTCTAGTTCGGCATTACTATTTTCTAAAGCAATAAAGGATTCGCGCAGTTGCCCTGCCATATAATTAAACGAGTCAGCAAGGATATTGAGTTCATGGATATTGCCCTGTTGGAGTTTCTGTTGTAAATCACCGAATGCTATTGCTTGGGTAGTTTGATTCAAACGCAAAATTGGACTGGCAATCCAGCGCGAAGTAAATATGCCAATCGTCGTTGTTAATATTAAGGCCCCAAAACACAGCAGAATGCTAGATTGGGTGTTGGCATTGATTTGTGCCATGTAAGTTTTTTCGGGAATACCAACTACCACCAACCAGTCCAAACCATATTCATCATGCCAAGGCACAATATGGAGATTCAAATATTCTCCTTGAACATTGACTGTCAGTTTTTGGGTATTGGTAATCGAGTGGAAATCGGGAATCTGCTGCTGAAGTTGCTTGGCGATGCCCTTGACCATAGGATTAGGGCTGTCGATTGCTTTGAGGCGCTTAATTTGGTTATTCTCTACGGTAAAAGGTTTTTCTTGAGCAGAATTGGCGACTAACATACCATCACGCTCAATAATAAAAACTTCTCCAAAACGACTAATATCCAGTTTTTGCAAAAATTCGCTGAGTTTCAACAGGTGGATTTCAGCCCCCACAACACCAATCAGTTTTTTACCAGCATCATAAACCGGACGGCCTGCTGATGCCACAATATATGGAGGATATGCGGGGTCATAGTAAGTATAAATGCGAACCCAGATAGGTTTTCCCGCTTTTACCGGTTCAGTATACGCA
Coding sequences within:
- a CDS encoding ATP-binding protein, with the translated sequence MKIHRSSKVRAFSLQLVLIVPFVLQVFGIVGLVGYLSYKNGEKAVNNLADKLMERTSSEVNQHLDAYLSIPHRVIQLNAEAIRMGLLDVRDRLKVGKYFWHEMQAYDLTFISLNLATGEGAGAGRYDGKTVTIDDNAIKTPDRPKNTKTYLTDKDGNPTQVMTTSTWDTLNEPAYTEPVKAGKPIWVRIYTYYDPAYPPYIVASAGRPVYDAGKKLIGVVGAEIHLLKLSEFLQKLDISRFGEVFIIERDGMLVANSAQEKPFTVENNQIKRLKAIDSPNPMVKGIAKQLQQQIPDFHSITNTQKLTVNVQGEYLNLHIVPWHDEYGLDWLVVVGIPEKTYMAQINANTQSSILLCFGALILTTTIGIFTSRWIASPILRLNQTTQAIAFGDLQQKLQQGNIHELNILADSFNYMAGQLRESFIALENSNAELEERVEARTFELQTALSELQRTQAQIVQSEKMSSLGQLVAGIAHEINNPVNFIHANLAHLDEYTQNLLQMIYLCQERHSSNDPEIQALAKEMDLEFLIEDLHKILSSMKVGTERIRSIVLSLRNFSRMDEAEFKTVDIHEGIESTLLILQHRLKDKPDRPGIEIIRNYGNLPQVECYPGQLNQVLMNILVNAVDALDEVDIKRTYQQIQENPSQITIRTSVVDAKLLEIAIADNAQGMPESIQKRIFDPFFTTKPVGKGTGMGMAISYQIITEKHSGKLQCFSTLGKGSKFVIQLPIRQLVPQTKLTD